The stretch of DNA TGGGATCTTGCTTGGGGCAATACAAGAAGCTAGAAATGGAGAGACCTGGTTAGGGCTAGCTGCCGGCTCATTCAGACAGGGTCAGAGCAAGCTGCTGGGGGAGTGGGAACACAGGCAGACTGATGGCTAAACGGGACCAGGCAGGGCCAGTGCCAAGGGCAAACGTCCTGTCCTCCTTCCCCTTTGAGAGCTAAGGCCTTACTGGAGAGCTGTTCGTTACCCTGCTGCTTCTGGGGGCAGGTCAGCCCACTGAGCCTCCTCTGTCTTCACAGGGAAACAGCCAATGTTGGGGAAGAACGTTCTGGTTGTCGCTGTCATCACTGCTGAATGTAACGAGTTTCCTAATTTGGAGTCAATAGAAAATTGTAAGTACCACCCTGCTCCCTGTCCTCAAAGCAAACTCTGTCTGGGACTGGGGCTCACCAAGTGTCCAGAGCCACAGAAAGTGTCACACAGACTCTTCACTGAGTCCCATGGGACACTTGCCTTCTGGACTGAGCAGGGAACTGATTAAGAAATGTGGACACATAGCCAggtctggtggcacacaccttcaatcccagcactcaggaggcagaggcagaggcagaggcaggtggacacTTTGCTGGTTCTTCTTGAGGACATCTTACACTGGGGAGGTCATTTATACCACAGTAAAGCTAAGTCATTAGTCTTGAGACTCACTTCCCTAAGCAATAGATAGGGGACTTGGAAGTCTCCAGTGTGAACACCCGAGTCTTCAGATCATTCTCAGATTCTTCGATGGACTGGCTGAGACCTGGAGGAAAAGGCAATGCAAGGTGGTTGCATAGGGCCGTCTGCCTTGCCTCCTGGACTGGACTCTGTAGGCCTCCCACTCCCTTTGCCAAGTCGGCGCCATACTTTTCAGCTAAAAGCTGATAGGAAGGATCTCATGATTCTGTTGGGGAAACTAACCAACAAGCTGGGTGGAgctttgcagaggaccctgcCTAGCGTAAACCACATGTATCATCTGCCAGGCCTGCAGAACCAGTGTGGTGCCCAGCCcgctattttttgttgttgttgatttgtttattcatttgtatgtgtgaagTATGTATGTTTGCTCATGTGGTTGTGTGCAACGTGTTCATGCGGGTATATGTTGCATGTGTGCAAATGAAAGCCAGACCTTGGCATCAGGTGtcctcctcagtcactctccacctagtgtttttttaaaatagtgtctCTCATGAGCCTAGAGCTCCTCATTTCACTAAACTAGCTGGCTAATGAGCTcctgggatctgcttgtctccgcCTTGCCTCCCCCACTCCCTAGCACATCCGTTACATGTGCCTCAGAGTCTGGCTTTTACAGGGATGCTGAAAATCCAAACCCAGGTTCCTGTGATTGCAGGCATTTTACCTCTGTGCCATCCTCAGtcctgtttgcttgcttgtttattcaGAGATGAATATAAAATACCTGGTCTACAGtttcatttttgtcatttcaGACACCTTAACCATAAATGATGACCAGTGTTTGCTTACTTCCGAGACTGTCTGGGGTGCCCTCCGAGGTAAGAAGGTGGAGAAGGGCTGACAGTGAATACTCACTTGGGGAGTAGAGAGGGAAGTTGGAGTATTTCCCATCTTGCAGCTGTGCATAGCATTAACATTTGGTGCAGCAGTGGAGATGGGTAGCTGGGGAGAGGACCCTGCCACAGACACTGTCCTGTTCACTCGGTCCACAATTGCTAACCCAGGCATGCTGGTAGTGCATGCTGATAGTCCCAGCTATTCAGGGCGTTAAAGCAGGAAGATTAcgtgagcccaggagttcaaggtcatgctgaGCAATATAGCTAGACCAGCCATctctttaagagagaaaaaaagctaggtgtggcggctcatgcctgtaatgctAGCTCTCTTGGGGGCCAAGGCAAACACACTCTTGAGTTTTTGTTATTCCATTGCCTAGACTGTATTCTTTGGAGAAAAAACATGCAACCCTACTCGGTCCTCTGCTCTCTTACACAAAAGGTACAAGGCTTTGGGCATAGAACATTTGAGATCCCACTCCCAAGTAGGGAGAAACCCAAACAATACACAGTAATGTGCTTTAAACCAGGTTCTGCCTAACCACTGAGGTCTTGTGGagccttttattttgaaatctggggctttttctttcttcctttattccttctttccttccttccttccttccttcctttcttttcttttttcttttttttttcctttgtggagCTTCTATTGAGATTCCAGAAGTAGGGCCCAAGCTGTTGAGAATATGTAAAACTCTGAACTCAGTCTATCTGTGTTTGGGTCTTGCTAGACGCCAAGCCTGTGTTGGTGACTAGACAGACCCTCAAGGGCAGTTGCATCTACCATACCTCAGCCTCCAGCAGCTGGGTCTCCCCCTCAGACACAGAAGAGGCCTAGTTATGGATCCAGCTTCCTGGAATTCAGTGTTGTGATTCTTTTTTCACAGTTCACTGGAAGATGTGAAGGGCAGCACACTGGGGTCCCCCTTTCCAAGTGGATACATCGCTTTTACTCTCTGGGTCTTTACTCTGCCTCTCCCCTTCTCCACAGGTCTGGAGACTTTCAGTCAGCTCGTTTGGAAATCAGCTGAGGGAACAGTGAGTATGGACTCTCCAAGAGGGCTCTGAAGTTTCCTCCAAAATCTATGTTGTCTGCTTTAGATGGGGGTCCTGATGACTCCAGATTGCCCCAGTGGGAGTGTAGAAAAAGATCAGAATTGATAGAATTGGTCTGTTTGGAGATACTATAATGTGGTTCCCTTGGGTCATTTAGTAATTGCCTTGATGCCACATTGCTTTGAAGAAAATAAACCCACTAGCTTCAGCAAAATGGAGTGTGTAGACTGAGTGGTATATGGGATGCATGTGTTTGGTTGGCACGGGAAAGTTACTTGTGGTTTCTGACGCAGAGAGGTTGGTGGGAAGGGCGAAAGGATAGTCACTTTGGAGAACATTCCCACATTGGCTTTTGGGGATTTGGGGAGAGTCTCTGTCATTCTTCTGTCCTCAAGATAAGCTCCCTTTGAATACTGAAGCATTCAATGTTTGCTCCACACAGTTCTTTATCAACAAGACGAAGATTGAAGACTTTCCCCGCTTCCATCACCGAGGCATACTGCTGGATACATCTCGCCATTACCTGCCATTGTCTACCATCCTGGACACACTGGTAACCAGACCTTATGGCCTCCTTCATTTTATGCATTGGTTCTGGGGTAATGGGGCAAGGGATAGTAGATGTCATATTCCTAAATAAATAGAGTATgtctagggctggaaagatgggtggattacaaccatctatagtgggatccaatgctctcttctggcataaaggtgtacatacagatagagcactcatatacataaaataaataaataaataaaatctttttattggGGGGGCATGTGTAATTCTGTGAGCCCCTGGGAAAAGTGTAGAAGACACTGTACTCCAGGGTAAGAGTGATTTGGTTACAGTGCAGCTTATATTGTTTTGGGGGATTGGTTTCTCTTGCCAGGCAGAGCTGACTGCAATTTAATTAAGTCAGTATTGTAGGAAAGTTGATCGTCACACCTTTGCTGGAGGAGTTCCTGACACTCCTGAATTTGACGTGCAGCAGCTCATTTGGCTGCCTTTTTCTTTGTCCCTTTGGTGGGACCAAGGGAGCTACATATGTAGCCTTGGCTTCTGGGAGTTAAGTAATGGGGCAGCTGAGATCCCCGCTGGCCTCGAAGGCCTCCCAGTCAGATAACGAAGATGGCAGGAGGAAGTGTTGCTCTGAGATGTAAGGGCACTTTGGCTGCAGCTCTCCTCTCTGTGGCCGGAATTCATCGAAGAGCGGAGATGTCAGTGAGCTCTGTAACAGGCTCCCTCACAGGAAGCTCTGACTTAGAGTCcctacacatgcatgcctggaacTTAAGGAAGGTTGAGTTTGCGATTGCCTTTAGAGCAGCCTGTCCAGGTTGGGGCTGATGgtctgtgctctgacctccaggaTGTCATGGCATACAATAAATTCAACGTGTTCCACTGGCACCTGGTGGACGACTCTTCCTTTCCGTACGAGAGCTTCACTTTCCCAGAGCTCACCAGAAAGGTATGATTTCCTTTCCCCAAACCCAGCTTCCAGATCCTCAAGGGCAGAGGTTCTCATCCCGACCAGACAAAGGCAAAGGATAGCAGCTTTGTAGTCAGAACCCAAGGACTCAAGTCCACACGTTCATTGTTTTGAAACCTTCAGGAGATAAGATCTCTTGGTTTCAGTTTTTGatgttatttatatatgttcTATTAAATGGGCAGAATTCCTTCTTATTTATCTCATTGACCTTAAAATGCTCAGATAAAACCGTAGATGTGGCACTGGGGAGATAGGTACATCAGTTAGGTGTCTACTGagcaacatgaggacctgaatgagggtggagaatggggagggggagTCCAcataggtggatccctggagcttaatGGTGAGTTTTAGGTTCAGTGAGTGATCCTGTCTTAGTGTtttattgctgcgaagagacaccatgaccatggcattctcgggacagagtttctctgtaacagccccagttgtcctggaactctctctgtagaccactttggcctccaactcagagatccacctgcctctgcctcctgaatgctgagattaaaggcatgtgccaccattacccagcAACCATGGCAGCTCATATTAAGAAAAGCATTCAGTTGAgtctggcttatagttcagaggtttagtccattgtcgtcATATGGgaaggaagcatggcggcatgcaggcagacatagtgcagGAGAAGTAGCTTGAGGGTTCTACATCCACAGgcagctgggagagagagagccactgggcctggcttaagcttctgaaacctcaaagcccacaccaagtgacacacttcctccaacaaggccacacctaatagtgccccCCTCTGGTGACCAAGTGTTAGCATCTGGGACCCTGTGGcagccattcttactcaaacacCACAGACGCTGTCTCAGAGAATAAGAAGTCGTATGGGGCACACCTAATGTCACCTCAGACTTcctatgtgcacatgcacacacacttaaaaaaaattatgataaaGACCCTTGAAGAAGTCTCTAGTACACACAGGCTGTGGACAGCGTTCTAAAATTCTGGGTGTTCTGAGGGGTTCTAAATACCTTCTACTCCCAATAGCCACAGGAATGAGACTCTGAAGAGTACCTCTGTCTTTCAGGGGTCCTACAACCCTGTCACCCACATCTACACAGCACAAGATGTGAAGGAGGTCATTGAATATGCACGGCTTCGCGGTATCCGTGTGGTAGCAGAATTTGACACCCCTGGCCACACTTTGTCCTGGGGGCCAGGTAAGGATAGCGCTGCAATTAGAGGGGTCTGCTCAGAGAGGATCCAGGGTGTTGGCTCTTATATTGTCACATATCCTGGTCTTGGCCCTTGGGAAACTgttctgcatcaactcctgcccaGAGGAAGTTCTTTCCAGCAGCAAAGCAAGGGGGTGGCCCGACTGAACCTAGTAGCACAGGCTAGACCCTAGCTCCTGCTACCCATGCCATTTCCAAGGGTGTCTCCTGGCCCCAGGATCTTCCTGCCTGGGGCAGCTCCTGGGAAGTATTTAATTTGTGCAGAGGAGggcatttttactttaaaatatgggcagatgggactggagagataatggctcagcagttaaaagaagTGGTTGCTCCTCCagcagtcctgggttcaattcccagcacccacatggcagctcacagacaTGTGTAACGGTAGTTCTGTGGGATCTGATGTGCAGatacatatacagacaaaacactcatatacttGAAACATATGAATCTGAAAGTGTGTGCGCAGAGGCCAGGCATGTCGGTATACAGCTATtaacccaacacttgggaaaccacaaaggcaagaggatctgaagttcaTTCAATTCCAGCCTGAGGCGCATAAGTGCTATCCTGGCAGAATTCTGTCCCCTCAACAAAGGGGGAGATGTTTCCCAGACACTGCTGTAAGTTTCTTGGACCTTAAAGTAGATACTGAGGAGTTTGACTCCAGGGTGGAATCTTTTCTGAAAGAATTTGGGGCTTgtcggtggcggcgcacgcctttaatccaagcactggggaggcagtggcaggtggagctctgtgagttcgaggccagcctggtctacagagaaagttccaggacagccagggctacacagaaagaaaaacaaaaaaaccaaagaagttGGGGCTGGCCTCCAGAGGTCACCATTACTTTGTAACTCTCGCTGCTCACTCACTTGCTCCTGTACCCAAGAACCTAGAGAGAGACTTGAGATGAAACCCTCAGGAAGATTGAAAAAGGCTGCTGCCTGGCCTCAGCCACAAGCAAGAAGCTTCCAGGCCGGAGACACCCCTCAGGAACTGTGGAAGTGGGTAGTGGGAGCTAAAGCGATTGTCATTATGTGCAGTGACCATTCCCCTTCCATGGTTGATGAAAAGCCAGTTgagaagagcagcctgggctggagagatggctcagccgttaaaggctaggctcacaaccaaaatataagaGAAGAGCAGCCTTGAGTTGCTGGGTGATTTATACTGGAAGACATGTATCAGGACCAGAGTATACAGCATCCGTAGTTATGTGCCTATAACCCAGCCTCCATCTGATGgagatatatttgtatttatttgattGTGACTGAACAGTTGTTAATGTGAGTACTGGGTGCTCAGTGTAGATGAACACAGTCATCTACTGTATAACATAAGGGCCCCATGTGTAGGAGTATACATGGGAATCTGTGTATTTGTAACACTTGTATGGGTTCTCTGTTAACTTAGGTGTCCCTGGGTTATTAACTCCTTGCTACTCTGGGCCCCATCCCTCTGGCACCTTTGGACCCGTGAATCCCAGTCTCAACAGTACCTATGACTTCATGAGCACATTCTTCTTGGAGATCAGCTCTGTCTTCCCGGACTTTTATCTTCACCTGGGAGGAGATGAAGTTGACTTCACCTGCTGGTATGAGCTTTTTGGACTTGACACACCAGCCTGAGGGTGGATTATGCACCCTCTACTACTGCTACTTAGGGACTGTCTGCTGAGGGAGCCAGGTCTCCACCCAGAGAGGCCCTATGTGACTAGCAAGGCTGTTGGCATgggcccctcttcctcttctcccacatCCTTGAGGTATTTATGAATATACTCATTCTGAGCCCAGAAATGTCTTGGAAAAATGGGGGCTAGAGAAAAGTAATTCCCACTTACGAAGGCTTAAAATAGTCTCCTCAAGAGTCTAGTACAGACATGGGGAGGTAGTCTTACTGCTACTGGATctgctgtgttttgttgatacttgtgggagacctgccctttcctaaacagaaacggaggaggagtggattgcaGGGTGGAaacaaagtgggggtgggggccaggggtggtggtggggagagtGACTGGGAGAATGTGGGGGAAGAGTCTAGTACAGGTTAGAGGGTACTTGCTGATCTgtcagaggactggggttcagattcccagcacccacgtggggcagctcacaaatgcctataacTAGATCCAAGGGATCTTTATGGCCCCTGGGGGACCCTGCACacgagtgtgcacacacacgtactcATAAATGAGTCTGTTTCAGAATCCAAGATTAATAAATGACAAGGCCTAATTAATGTTAACTCACAGAGCTCAAGAGAGGCCAAAGAGCTTCTGAGAAGTAGGCCCCAGAGTTGGGTCTGAGAAGATTGACTGTCTTTTGGGAACATCATGAGAAGAACATGGAAGCAAAACACAGACATTGTAGGGCCAGGAATGTGCAGCAGGTCTCAGGTCCTACATAGGTTTGGTGTCTGGGTAGAGCAACAGAGAGGGGAGCCAGTGGCCAGCATGCACCAGCACCTGCTTAGCCTTGAACCCTGGTGTGGATGGAGAGTTTGGACTTCAGACTCTTCAAGTCTAGGctgctttctttctcagcctgtgtcTGTGGCCACACCTTCACTGGAGGACTTGTGCTCTCTCTGATGGTTTCTTCCAGTGTTTTAGATGAAAGGGCAGTTGCAGGAGGCCAGGTGACTGATCTGTAAGTTGTGACTTCAGGATGATGAAAGAAtgaatcatctttatttttttcccctgctaCTCAGGAGGTCCAACCCTGATATCCAGGCATTCATGAAGAAAAAGGGCTTTACTGACTTCAAGCAGCTGGAGTCCTTCTACATCCAGacgtgaggaaggaaggagggtggggCACATTGGGAGTCACCTCCTGTGGGGAATGGTGTCTGCTTTCCTCACCAAAGTCAATCCCTGTGTGACTATCCCCCCCCCATAGGTCCCCTTGCCCTAGCCTTTCAGGCTTAGAGTGGTCAGCTAACAGACCAGAGAAGGGAATGCCCAGTCAAGGTTAGGCCCCGCCTGGTGCGCCCCTGGAGGCTGGCATCCACAGTGACACTGCTGATGTTCCTCTCCTCTCCAGGCTGCTGGACATCG from Onychomys torridus chromosome 7, mOncTor1.1, whole genome shotgun sequence encodes:
- the Hexa gene encoding beta-hexosaminidase subunit alpha gives rise to the protein MAGRRLWVSLLLAAALACSATAVWPWPQYIQTYHRRYTLYPNNFQFRYHAGSAAQAGCVVLDEAFRRYRNLLFGSGSWPRPNFARKQPMLGKNVLVVAVITAECNEFPNLESIENYTLTINDDQCLLTSETVWGALRGLETFSQLVWKSAEGTFFINKTKIEDFPRFHHRGILLDTSRHYLPLSTILDTLDVMAYNKFNVFHWHLVDDSSFPYESFTFPELTRKGSYNPVTHIYTAQDVKEVIEYARLRGIRVVAEFDTPGHTLSWGPGVPGLLTPCYSGPHPSGTFGPVNPSLNSTYDFMSTFFLEISSVFPDFYLHLGGDEVDFTCWRSNPDIQAFMKKKGFTDFKQLESFYIQTLLDIVSDYDKGYVVWQEVFDNKVKIRPDTIIQVWREEVPVEYMKEMEQITKAGFRALLSAPWYLNRVTYGPDWKDMYKVEPLAFHGTAEQKDLVIGGEACMWGEYVDSTNLVPRLWPRAGAIAERLWSSNLTTNMDFAFKRMSHFRCELLRRGVQAEPISVGYCEQEFEQT